From the genome of Thermogutta terrifontis, one region includes:
- a CDS encoding serine/threonine-protein kinase: MTVPGSTSFEHCALASGLVTREQLEEAWQTLRAKAGFSIDVPLEERLAQTLVELGYINAWQAKQLLEGRTKFTLGPYRIIDSIGRGGMGQVFKGEHMILGRVVAVKVLPRHKSNPEAVQNFLREIRAQAKLDHPNLVRAYDAGMDGSVVYLVTEYVPGVDMRKLIRQRGPMRMHAAASIISQVASALQHAHEQGLIHRDVKPGNILVTNDGTAKLLDLGLAGPLGQEAVNDPRYGRIVGTVDYLSPDHIREPHKPTPAWDIYSLGCTLYYAVTGKVPFPGGTTADKVRAHCELRPLDPRRLNPELDAAFVDVMAEMMAKDPKERIPTAAEVVRRLAPWVITPCPIDETCFIRSKSGNRHRLYVAKPLTAPPIPLPDTKPSFSNMLLQVAMDNQSTGVSQTTARTDDPIGIPAEPEGRSTPSGQSLLAPLIFFLLIPLGLVVTVFLLWKWLAH; the protein is encoded by the coding sequence ATGACTGTTCCCGGCAGCACAAGCTTCGAGCATTGTGCCCTGGCCAGCGGCCTGGTAACACGGGAACAGCTTGAAGAGGCCTGGCAAACGCTCCGTGCCAAAGCGGGATTCTCCATCGACGTTCCGTTGGAGGAGCGGCTCGCGCAAACGCTCGTCGAACTCGGTTACATCAATGCCTGGCAGGCCAAACAGCTCCTCGAGGGCCGCACGAAGTTCACCCTCGGTCCTTACCGAATTATCGATTCCATCGGTCGCGGGGGCATGGGGCAGGTTTTTAAAGGGGAACATATGATCCTCGGGCGGGTTGTGGCGGTCAAGGTCCTCCCCCGACACAAGTCTAATCCCGAGGCAGTGCAGAATTTTCTTCGGGAAATTCGGGCGCAGGCCAAACTGGATCACCCCAATCTGGTACGGGCTTACGATGCCGGGATGGATGGGAGCGTCGTGTACCTCGTGACCGAATACGTCCCCGGCGTCGATATGCGAAAACTTATCCGCCAGCGCGGACCCATGCGGATGCATGCCGCGGCCTCGATCATCTCTCAGGTCGCTTCAGCCCTCCAGCACGCTCACGAGCAGGGGCTGATTCACCGGGATGTCAAACCGGGCAACATCCTGGTCACCAACGATGGAACCGCCAAATTGCTGGATCTCGGGCTTGCTGGTCCGCTCGGCCAGGAGGCGGTCAACGATCCCCGCTATGGACGGATCGTGGGTACCGTGGACTATCTCTCCCCGGACCACATTCGCGAACCGCATAAACCAACACCGGCGTGGGATATTTACTCTCTCGGTTGCACCCTGTATTACGCGGTTACAGGCAAAGTCCCGTTTCCCGGCGGAACCACGGCCGATAAAGTGCGGGCGCACTGCGAGCTGCGTCCGCTCGATCCCCGCCGACTGAACCCCGAACTGGATGCAGCCTTTGTCGATGTGATGGCCGAAATGATGGCCAAGGATCCCAAGGAGCGTATACCGACCGCGGCAGAGGTCGTGCGGCGACTGGCTCCTTGGGTTATCACCCCCTGTCCTATCGACGAGACGTGCTTCATCCGCTCGAAATCAGGGAACAGGCATCGACTTTATGTGGCGAAGCCGCTGACTGCGCCGCCAATCCCGCTTCCCGATACAAAACCGAGTTTTTCCAACATGCTCCTTCAGGTGGCCATGGACAACCAGTCCACCGGGGTAAGCCAGACCACCGCCCGCACCGACGACCCTATCGGCATTCCGGCGGAACCCGAAGGCCGATCGACGCCGAGCGGGCAAAGTCTGCTGGCCCCACTTATCTTTTTCCTTCTGATTCCGCTGGGCCTTGTTGTGACGGTCTTTCTCCTGTGGAAGTGGCTCGCCCATTAA
- a CDS encoding TlpA family protein disulfide reductase: MVSPNHENQQSLGNPRQTEGPPPSRTLAVARVMGKGFQIVAMLCLLGLFTLVVIKYSPFSPEKVPVGENHPAVGRALTTLALTPLTGSSTAITSADLSGRVTLINFWGTWCPPCRREFPHMKALFEEFKDHPAFLFLSVSCAGDRQENQENIDELRRSTLAFLNSSDAEFPTYADPTFQTRSEIDRIAGFQGYPTTILVDGSRTIRAMWVGYWPGIEKEIERMIKKLLAESQNSQPDVSNR, from the coding sequence ATGGTATCGCCGAACCACGAGAATCAGCAATCGCTGGGTAACCCCCGGCAGACCGAGGGACCTCCACCGTCACGGACGCTGGCTGTGGCCAGGGTCATGGGGAAGGGCTTTCAGATCGTGGCGATGCTGTGCCTGCTGGGGCTCTTCACGCTGGTGGTCATCAAATACTCACCCTTCAGTCCCGAGAAGGTCCCGGTGGGTGAAAATCACCCAGCGGTCGGCCGCGCCCTGACGACGCTCGCCCTGACTCCGCTGACCGGCAGCAGCACGGCCATCACGTCTGCCGATCTTTCAGGACGGGTGACGCTGATTAATTTCTGGGGAACATGGTGCCCACCCTGTCGCCGGGAATTTCCTCACATGAAAGCCCTTTTCGAGGAGTTCAAGGATCATCCGGCGTTTCTTTTCCTTTCCGTGTCCTGCGCGGGAGATCGCCAGGAAAATCAAGAAAATATCGATGAACTCCGCCGGAGCACACTTGCCTTCTTGAATTCTTCGGATGCAGAATTTCCCACTTACGCTGATCCCACCTTCCAGACTCGGAGTGAGATCGACCGAATCGCAGGTTTTCAGGGGTATCCCACGACAATTCTCGTCGATGGGAGCAGAACAATCCGGGCGATGTGGGTCGGTTACTGGCCGGGAATTGAAAAAGAAATTGAGCGCATGATCAAAAAGCTGCTCGCCGAATCACAAAACTCTCAGCCCGACGTTTCAAACCGCTAG
- a CDS encoding DUF4914 family protein, producing the protein MAVDLNSAVGSRIVGPESLLRVLQSARRVIIPEKPQELFDLAVGGPDRDYFEVVYDIPGKGPFKEATVVRCRNGIAVNYTEPYMRRRDPDCMVVADDRPSDKPRFHERFSVPFEQVRQEILDWLAEQELIILPFYAGGRRWGFQAALVAPLNASFFAGALALLQEMIPAVELPEEFSPEAVVFVAPPFRHTLCDGKQVVIHHRGPPVYEVFSLNLYPGPSAKKGVYGVLLSLGEEQGWVTLHGSTVQVMTPYDNIMTIMHEGASGGGKSEMLEYPHREPDGRLLLGRNIITGQKRYISLVQGCTLFPVTDDMALCHPGFQNSKGRKLVVSDAETAWFVRVDHIKEYGTDPYLERICTMAKEPIIFLNIHAVPRATCLIWEHIEDAPGKPCPNPRVILPRRLVPNVINEPVSVDVRSFGVRTPPCTRENPTYGILGMMHVLPPALAWLWRLVAPRGHSNPSIVDSDSLQSEGVGSYWPFATGCKVDQANLLLRQILETPDTRFVLVPNQHIGCWEVGFMPEWLMREYLARRGGARFRPEQLKPARCPLLGYALSFMQIEGTQIPSWFLEVDSQPEVGPETYDKGAEILYRFFHKHLEELVSMPGLDPLGRRIIRACLERAPLSSFESLIPFNPYVS; encoded by the coding sequence ATGGCGGTCGATTTGAACAGTGCGGTAGGAAGTCGGATCGTTGGACCAGAAAGTCTGCTCCGTGTCCTCCAATCGGCGCGGCGGGTGATTATTCCCGAAAAGCCGCAAGAGCTTTTCGATTTGGCTGTCGGAGGTCCGGACAGGGATTACTTTGAAGTCGTTTATGACATTCCCGGCAAAGGACCGTTCAAGGAGGCTACGGTGGTCCGGTGCCGCAATGGCATTGCGGTCAATTACACAGAGCCCTACATGCGGCGGCGGGACCCGGACTGCATGGTGGTGGCCGACGATCGTCCCTCCGACAAGCCCCGATTTCATGAGCGGTTTTCAGTTCCGTTTGAGCAGGTTCGGCAGGAGATTCTGGACTGGCTGGCTGAACAGGAACTGATCATTCTGCCGTTTTACGCAGGTGGAAGGCGGTGGGGGTTTCAGGCGGCTCTCGTCGCGCCTCTCAACGCCAGTTTCTTTGCGGGTGCCCTTGCGCTTCTTCAGGAGATGATCCCGGCAGTTGAACTTCCGGAAGAGTTTTCTCCGGAGGCCGTGGTGTTTGTTGCACCCCCGTTCCGACACACTCTTTGCGACGGCAAACAGGTGGTCATTCACCACCGTGGTCCTCCGGTGTATGAGGTCTTTTCGCTCAATCTCTATCCGGGACCCAGCGCCAAGAAGGGCGTTTACGGTGTGCTTCTTTCCCTGGGAGAGGAGCAGGGTTGGGTGACGCTGCATGGTTCCACCGTTCAGGTCATGACGCCTTACGACAACATCATGACCATCATGCATGAAGGGGCCAGCGGTGGTGGAAAGAGTGAAATGCTCGAATATCCGCATCGGGAACCCGACGGCCGGCTTCTCTTGGGAAGAAACATTATCACAGGTCAAAAACGCTACATCTCCCTGGTTCAGGGCTGCACTTTGTTTCCTGTTACCGATGACATGGCCCTGTGTCACCCGGGTTTTCAAAACTCCAAGGGTAGAAAACTGGTGGTCTCCGATGCGGAAACGGCGTGGTTCGTGCGGGTGGACCACATCAAGGAATATGGAACGGATCCCTATCTTGAACGAATTTGCACGATGGCGAAGGAGCCCATCATTTTCCTCAATATTCATGCGGTGCCCCGCGCGACGTGTCTGATTTGGGAACACATCGAAGATGCTCCCGGAAAACCGTGTCCGAACCCGCGTGTGATTTTGCCACGGCGGCTGGTTCCGAATGTGATTAATGAGCCGGTGTCCGTGGATGTGCGGAGTTTTGGAGTCCGCACGCCGCCCTGCACGCGAGAAAATCCCACCTACGGCATTTTGGGAATGATGCACGTCCTGCCGCCGGCGTTGGCATGGTTGTGGCGATTGGTGGCGCCCCGAGGACATTCCAATCCCAGTATCGTGGACAGTGATTCGCTCCAGAGCGAAGGTGTGGGATCATACTGGCCTTTTGCGACGGGGTGTAAAGTTGATCAGGCCAACCTCCTGCTCAGGCAAATTCTGGAGACGCCGGATACGCGATTTGTCCTCGTGCCCAATCAGCATATCGGATGCTGGGAAGTTGGCTTTATGCCGGAGTGGCTCATGCGGGAATATCTGGCGCGACGTGGTGGCGCCCGATTTCGGCCTGAACAGCTTAAACCGGCCCGGTGTCCCCTGCTAGGATATGCTCTCTCCTTCATGCAAATCGAAGGCACTCAGATTCCCAGTTGGTTCCTGGAAGTGGACTCTCAGCCGGAAGTAGGACCGGAGACCTACGACAAGGGTGCGGAGATTCTTTATCGGTTCTTCCATAAGCATCTGGAGGAATTGGTGTCGATGCCGGGGCTGGATCCCCTCGGCCGACGGATAATTCGGGCATGTTTGGAGCGTGCCCCGCTGAGCAGTTTCGAGTCACTGATTCCCTTCAATCCCTACGTTTCCTAA
- a CDS encoding sugar phosphate isomerase/epimerase family protein, producing the protein MACLSVSETTTFRWSFEEDVLRYKAAGIPAIGVWRQKLSDFGEEKGAELLSETGMQVSHLFWAGGFTGTDGRTFRGAVEDALEAVRTAAELKTRCLLVYSGARGLHTHNHARRLFREALKEMIPLAQELGVFLGVEPMHPGCAGDFTFITDLDEYFKLVDAIGSNQVKLIFDVYHLGAVPDIVSRIPQLIPHIALVQLGDAKSPPNGEVNRCLLGEGSLPIVELVRALRDNGYDGFFDVELIGEDVEAYSYDDLLEHAKAAYARLLGETAGVQ; encoded by the coding sequence ATGGCATGTTTATCCGTATCCGAAACCACGACGTTCCGCTGGTCTTTCGAGGAAGATGTCCTGCGGTACAAAGCGGCGGGGATTCCTGCCATCGGTGTGTGGCGGCAAAAGCTCTCCGACTTTGGTGAAGAGAAAGGGGCGGAACTGCTCAGCGAAACGGGGATGCAGGTGTCACATCTGTTCTGGGCTGGGGGATTTACCGGCACAGACGGGCGCACATTCCGGGGAGCAGTGGAAGATGCCCTGGAAGCCGTCCGCACGGCAGCGGAGCTGAAAACCCGGTGCCTTCTGGTGTACAGTGGTGCTCGGGGGCTCCACACCCATAACCACGCCCGACGGTTGTTTCGGGAGGCCCTCAAGGAAATGATTCCCCTCGCCCAGGAGCTGGGAGTATTTTTGGGCGTGGAACCAATGCATCCCGGTTGCGCTGGCGATTTCACGTTCATCACCGATCTTGACGAATACTTCAAGCTCGTCGATGCGATCGGCTCCAACCAGGTCAAGCTTATCTTCGATGTCTACCATTTGGGCGCTGTTCCGGACATCGTGTCGCGAATTCCGCAATTGATTCCGCATATCGCATTGGTCCAACTTGGCGATGCCAAATCGCCCCCCAATGGCGAGGTTAACCGTTGCCTCCTTGGGGAGGGGTCGCTGCCGATTGTTGAACTTGTGCGGGCACTCCGCGACAACGGCTACGACGGATTTTTCGACGTGGAACTGATCGGCGAAGACGTCGAAGCCTACTCGTACGACGACCTGCTTGAGCATGCCAAGGCAGCCTACGCGCGGCTTCTGGGCGAGACTGCCGGGGTGCAGTAG
- a CDS encoding aminotransferase class I/II-fold pyridoxal phosphate-dependent enzyme: MNKSEKLPGRFFGPTTLVELLRHRATYQPDDIAFIYLVDGETEEQPITYRELDRQARAIAAWLQTHDLVGERALLLYPPGLDFIAAFFGCLYAGVVAVPVYPPRRNRSMERIQAISDNARARVALTTRAVRDRVDTLIDETPHLKELSWLTTTEIEPHMEDRWEEPEIDSQTLAFLQYTSGSTGTPKGVMLTHANLLHNSALICWAFEHRRSGTGVYWLPSYHDMGLIGGIIQPVFVGRPNIMMAPMAFLQKPYRWLAAITKYRGTTSGGPNFAYDLCVRAITPQQRDTLDLSSWEVAFNGAEPVRADTIERFSEYFAPCGFRREAFYPCYGLAESTLMVSGGFVKEPPIIRLFDGEQIARGRAVECHPKAPHARALVGCGQQLPDGKIVIADPETCQRLPEGQIGEIWVQGPSVAVGYWENEEATQHTFRAHLADGEGPFMRTGDLGFLDRGELFVTGRIKDMIIIHGVNVYPQDIERTVQEADDRLRPNAGACFAVERDGREQLVIVQEVERRVKEGFDSIFQAIRRAVALEHELAVDAIVLIKPGSIPRTSSNKIQRFACRQAYLEGTLEVVAAWHREPSVEEEPLSALSPAAKTSESVQAVEKPEPALAAFSGGNGDGDLVQRLAQTADLGPAWQAAGGGSSSSSSGDGSRSAPSGGVSGGTPSTRPSREKIIEAVLAEVRRVARDRAEGLTLDTAITEIGLDSLERMEILASLEERFGGRFPAEILPELETCAQVVEAVEKYLGGVEQERRVIIPAGQEIPEDFYNIEKFPEYVALQERLRVLEASGLGNPFFTVHEGITNDRTVIGGREMINFSSYNYLGMSGDPVVIRAVQEAVERYGTSVSASRLVSGEKVIHRELEEELARFLGTEAAVVFVGGHATNETVIGHLFKPGDLILHDELSHNSILQGAILSGARRRPFPHNDWRTADRLLSLFRREYRRVLIVIEGVYSMDGDIPDLPHFIEVKKRHKALLMVDEAHSMGTIGETGRGIGEYFGVPRDGVDIWMGTLSKSFGSCGGYIAGKKALVEYLKYTAPGFVFSVGLSPPNAAAALASLRLLQKEPERVRRLRERAALFLGLARERGFDTGASRDSPVVPIILGHSLHSMQLSQALFRRGINVQPIVYPAVPESAARLRFFLTSRHTEEQIRYTIDVMTEEIDRIDPRYRLSRPASASPST; the protein is encoded by the coding sequence ATGAATAAGTCGGAGAAACTGCCCGGTCGTTTTTTTGGACCGACCACTCTGGTCGAGCTGTTGCGGCATCGCGCCACATATCAGCCTGACGACATCGCTTTCATTTATCTGGTGGATGGCGAAACGGAAGAGCAACCGATCACGTATCGGGAACTCGATCGGCAGGCGCGGGCCATCGCGGCCTGGTTGCAAACGCACGATTTGGTGGGCGAACGTGCACTCTTGCTGTACCCGCCGGGGCTGGATTTCATCGCTGCATTTTTTGGCTGCCTGTATGCCGGCGTTGTCGCGGTGCCGGTTTATCCACCGCGAAGAAACCGATCCATGGAGCGGATCCAGGCCATATCCGACAATGCGCGAGCTCGGGTTGCCCTCACCACGCGGGCGGTGAGAGATCGTGTGGACACCCTGATCGATGAAACGCCCCATCTGAAAGAACTTTCTTGGCTGACCACCACGGAAATCGAACCCCACATGGAAGATCGCTGGGAAGAGCCGGAGATCGACAGTCAGACCCTTGCCTTCCTCCAGTACACCTCGGGCTCCACCGGGACACCCAAGGGTGTCATGCTGACCCATGCCAACCTGCTTCACAACTCGGCGCTCATTTGTTGGGCATTTGAGCACCGTCGGAGTGGCACGGGGGTGTACTGGTTGCCCAGTTACCACGACATGGGCCTGATTGGGGGCATCATTCAGCCCGTGTTTGTCGGCCGTCCCAATATCATGATGGCTCCGATGGCGTTTCTTCAAAAGCCCTATCGGTGGCTGGCAGCGATCACCAAGTACCGCGGAACCACAAGCGGCGGGCCGAACTTTGCTTATGATCTGTGCGTTCGGGCGATCACTCCGCAGCAGCGGGACACACTGGACCTCAGCTCCTGGGAGGTGGCGTTCAACGGTGCGGAACCTGTCCGCGCGGACACAATCGAACGCTTTTCCGAGTACTTTGCTCCCTGCGGTTTTCGACGGGAGGCCTTCTATCCCTGCTACGGTTTGGCCGAATCCACGCTGATGGTATCCGGCGGATTTGTCAAAGAGCCACCGATCATCCGGCTATTTGACGGCGAGCAAATCGCCCGGGGGCGGGCCGTGGAGTGTCATCCCAAGGCGCCGCACGCCCGGGCCCTTGTGGGATGTGGTCAGCAACTCCCGGATGGCAAAATCGTGATCGCGGATCCCGAGACCTGCCAACGTCTTCCGGAAGGTCAGATCGGCGAAATCTGGGTCCAAGGCCCCAGCGTGGCCGTCGGTTACTGGGAGAACGAGGAGGCCACGCAACACACGTTCCGCGCGCATCTCGCCGATGGGGAAGGCCCCTTTATGCGGACAGGCGACCTGGGGTTTTTAGACCGGGGGGAACTCTTTGTAACCGGTCGGATCAAAGACATGATCATCATCCATGGCGTGAACGTCTATCCCCAGGACATCGAGAGGACAGTCCAGGAGGCCGACGATCGCCTTCGGCCGAACGCTGGGGCGTGTTTCGCCGTGGAGCGCGACGGGCGAGAACAGTTGGTCATCGTGCAGGAAGTGGAGCGCCGGGTCAAAGAGGGGTTTGATTCAATCTTTCAGGCAATCCGCCGGGCCGTGGCACTGGAACATGAACTGGCGGTGGATGCGATTGTCCTCATCAAGCCCGGCAGTATTCCGCGCACATCCAGCAACAAGATTCAACGGTTCGCCTGTCGTCAGGCCTATCTGGAGGGAACGCTGGAAGTCGTGGCGGCATGGCACAGGGAGCCATCCGTCGAGGAGGAGCCCCTCTCGGCGCTCAGCCCGGCTGCAAAGACTTCGGAATCGGTTCAAGCGGTCGAGAAGCCGGAGCCTGCTTTAGCAGCCTTTTCCGGTGGAAATGGGGACGGCGATCTTGTCCAGCGACTGGCCCAAACTGCCGATCTCGGTCCGGCATGGCAGGCAGCAGGGGGCGGGAGCAGTTCGTCCTCCTCGGGCGATGGGAGTCGGAGTGCGCCATCGGGCGGGGTATCGGGCGGAACGCCATCGACGCGCCCCAGTCGTGAAAAAATCATTGAGGCGGTTCTGGCGGAAGTACGGCGGGTGGCGCGAGATCGTGCCGAAGGGCTGACGTTGGATACGGCCATTACCGAGATCGGGCTCGATTCTCTGGAACGTATGGAGATTCTCGCCTCGCTGGAAGAGCGTTTCGGCGGCCGCTTCCCGGCCGAGATTCTGCCGGAGCTGGAAACCTGCGCTCAGGTTGTGGAAGCGGTGGAAAAATATCTTGGCGGTGTAGAGCAGGAACGCCGCGTCATCATTCCCGCCGGGCAGGAAATCCCCGAGGACTTCTACAACATTGAGAAATTCCCTGAGTACGTCGCCCTTCAAGAGCGGTTGCGGGTGCTGGAGGCAAGTGGTCTGGGAAATCCGTTCTTTACGGTCCACGAGGGCATCACCAATGACCGAACGGTCATTGGGGGCCGCGAGATGATCAACTTTTCCAGCTACAACTACCTCGGGATGTCGGGGGATCCGGTGGTCATTCGCGCTGTCCAGGAGGCCGTGGAGCGCTACGGGACAAGCGTCTCCGCGAGCCGACTTGTGTCCGGCGAAAAGGTGATTCATCGGGAGTTGGAGGAAGAGTTGGCCCGGTTCCTGGGGACAGAGGCCGCCGTGGTGTTCGTGGGCGGTCATGCAACCAACGAAACGGTGATCGGCCACCTGTTCAAGCCGGGGGATCTTATTCTCCACGATGAGCTATCTCATAACAGCATTCTCCAGGGGGCCATTCTCTCCGGTGCCCGTCGTCGACCCTTCCCTCACAATGACTGGCGAACGGCGGACCGCCTGTTAAGCCTCTTCCGGAGGGAATACCGCCGGGTGCTCATCGTGATCGAGGGTGTCTACAGCATGGACGGCGACATTCCGGATTTGCCGCACTTCATCGAGGTGAAAAAGCGGCATAAGGCGCTTCTTATGGTGGATGAAGCCCATTCGATGGGGACAATTGGAGAAACCGGGCGCGGTATCGGCGAGTACTTCGGCGTTCCGCGCGACGGTGTTGACATCTGGATGGGGACGCTCAGCAAATCGTTTGGAAGTTGCGGCGGTTACATCGCCGGTAAGAAGGCCCTCGTGGAGTATCTCAAATACACGGCGCCGGGATTCGTGTTCAGCGTGGGGTTGTCCCCGCCCAACGCCGCGGCGGCTCTCGCTTCGCTCCGTTTGCTTCAAAAAGAGCCGGAGCGTGTTCGTCGCCTCCGGGAGCGGGCGGCACTTTTCCTCGGCCTTGCTCGGGAACGAGGCTTCGATACAGGCGCCAGCCGGGATTCTCCAGTGGTGCCGATCATCCTCGGTCACTCGCTCCATTCCATGCAGCTCTCGCAGGCCCTTTTCCGGCGCGGCATCAACGTCCAGCCGATTGTCTATCCCGCTGTACCGGAGTCAGCCGCGCGGTTACGGTTTTTCCTCACATCACGGCATACGGAGGAACAAATCCGTTATACGATCGACGTCATGACGGAGGAGATTGACCGCATCGATCCTCGCTATCGTCTCTCCAGACCGGCGTCCGCGTCCCCCAGCACGTGA
- the glgB gene encoding 1,4-alpha-glucan branching protein GlgB, whose translation MRTHIPLEHLGRLLEGKHENPFEVLGPHVVEEDGRKLLSIRAFLPHSKQAWVIDLAHEGVPRPMRRIHPAGLYEALCPLNGQQPQYLLRVAEEDGKQVIMHDPYTFPPLLTDYDLYLLGEGRHWRCYNKLGAQLRTVNGVEGVNFAVWAPNATSVSVIGDFNRWDGRCHPMRKHIPNGFWEIFIPGLKEGDLYKFQIRYHDQVFEKADPFGFWAEVPPRSASRVFNINRYQWHDQEWMEQRKKRNWLEEPISIYEVHLGSWRRPKDNPTGWMNYRELAHELVDYVKKMGYTHIELLPIAEHPLTASWGYQVVGYYAVTSRYGTPEDFQYFVDYCHQNGIGVIIDWVPGHFPKDGHGLRRFDGTALYEHEDPRLGEHRDWGTHIFNYGRYEVRNYLIANALFWFDKYHVDGIRVDAVASMLYLDYSKGPGEWLPNEFGGRENLQAIAFLKLLNEQVHLQFPGVLTIAEESTAWPGVSHPTYQGGLGFSMKWNMGWMNDTRRYMHKDPIYRKYHHNELTFSLIYAFHENFVLPLSHDEVVHGKGSLISQMPGDWWQKFANLRLLYTYMWTHPGKKLLFMGSEFGQWHEWNYDAQLQWELLDWPTHRGLQRCVADLNKLLRREKALHEVDFRWEGFQWIDCHNWEESTLSYIRRGKDPNNYLVIALNFTPVPRWEHRIGVPEVCEFEEIFNSDAEIYGGGNIGNCGRAVSEPIPWHGFPASMKIVLPPLAGVIFKPRRDRPSNTLAEKSPER comes from the coding sequence GTGCGGACGCATATTCCTTTGGAGCATTTAGGTCGGCTTCTGGAGGGAAAACACGAGAATCCATTCGAAGTGCTGGGACCCCACGTGGTGGAGGAAGACGGGCGAAAGCTCCTGTCTATTCGCGCGTTCCTCCCCCATTCCAAGCAGGCCTGGGTCATCGATCTGGCGCACGAGGGCGTGCCCCGGCCGATGCGCCGGATTCACCCTGCCGGCCTGTACGAGGCCCTCTGCCCACTAAATGGCCAGCAACCTCAGTATTTGCTTCGGGTGGCCGAGGAAGATGGCAAACAGGTGATCATGCACGACCCGTACACTTTTCCTCCGCTTTTGACGGATTACGACCTCTATTTACTCGGCGAGGGACGCCACTGGCGATGCTACAACAAACTGGGCGCGCAGCTCCGTACGGTTAACGGAGTTGAGGGCGTGAACTTTGCCGTTTGGGCACCTAACGCCACAAGCGTCAGTGTTATCGGAGACTTCAACCGCTGGGATGGCCGCTGCCATCCCATGCGGAAACACATCCCCAATGGATTTTGGGAAATCTTCATCCCCGGTCTGAAAGAGGGCGACCTGTACAAGTTTCAGATCCGCTATCATGACCAGGTTTTTGAGAAGGCCGATCCGTTCGGGTTCTGGGCCGAGGTGCCGCCGCGGAGTGCCTCCCGCGTTTTCAACATCAATCGTTACCAGTGGCACGACCAGGAATGGATGGAACAGCGGAAGAAGCGGAACTGGCTGGAAGAACCCATTTCCATCTACGAAGTCCACCTGGGAAGCTGGCGGCGGCCAAAGGACAACCCCACTGGCTGGATGAATTATCGCGAGCTTGCCCACGAGCTTGTGGACTACGTTAAAAAGATGGGCTACACCCACATCGAGCTTTTGCCCATCGCTGAGCACCCTCTCACAGCAAGTTGGGGATACCAGGTGGTGGGTTACTACGCGGTCACTTCTCGGTACGGGACGCCCGAGGATTTTCAATACTTTGTCGACTACTGCCATCAGAACGGCATCGGTGTCATTATCGACTGGGTGCCCGGCCACTTTCCGAAAGACGGCCATGGGCTCCGCCGGTTCGATGGGACCGCCCTCTATGAGCATGAAGATCCCCGCCTGGGTGAGCATCGCGACTGGGGAACGCATATTTTCAATTACGGCCGGTACGAGGTCCGTAACTACCTGATTGCTAATGCGCTCTTCTGGTTCGACAAATATCACGTGGATGGCATCCGCGTGGATGCCGTGGCCTCCATGCTGTACCTGGATTACAGCAAGGGGCCGGGCGAGTGGCTTCCCAATGAATTTGGCGGCCGGGAGAATCTCCAGGCCATCGCTTTCCTCAAACTGCTCAATGAACAGGTGCACCTGCAATTTCCGGGGGTTCTGACAATTGCCGAGGAATCGACGGCCTGGCCAGGGGTTTCGCATCCCACGTACCAGGGCGGTCTCGGCTTCAGCATGAAGTGGAACATGGGTTGGATGAACGACACCCGCCGCTACATGCACAAGGACCCCATTTACCGGAAGTATCACCACAATGAGCTCACCTTCAGCCTAATCTATGCCTTCCACGAAAATTTCGTCCTTCCGCTGTCGCACGACGAGGTCGTTCACGGAAAGGGCTCGCTCATTTCCCAAATGCCGGGCGATTGGTGGCAGAAGTTTGCGAATCTTCGACTGCTGTACACCTACATGTGGACACACCCCGGCAAAAAATTGCTCTTCATGGGCAGCGAGTTTGGGCAATGGCACGAATGGAATTATGACGCCCAGTTGCAGTGGGAGCTTCTCGACTGGCCGACGCATCGCGGACTCCAGCGGTGTGTGGCGGATCTGAATAAACTTCTGCGAAGGGAAAAGGCCCTTCACGAGGTCGATTTCCGCTGGGAAGGCTTCCAGTGGATCGACTGCCACAATTGGGAGGAAAGCACACTCAGCTACATTCGGCGGGGCAAAGACCCCAACAACTACCTGGTGATCGCGCTCAACTTCACACCCGTGCCCCGGTGGGAGCATCGTATTGGCGTTCCTGAGGTGTGCGAGTTTGAAGAGATTTTCAACAGTGATGCCGAAATATACGGGGGCGGCAACATTGGCAATTGTGGCCGCGCGGTCTCCGAACCGATCCCGTGGCACGGGTTTCCGGCTTCGATGAAAATTGTGCTCCCGCCGCTGGCAGGCGTCATCTTCAAACCGCGAAGAGATCGGCCGTCCAACACGCTGGCGGAAAAGTCACCAGAGCGGTGA